Proteins encoded in a region of the Gammaproteobacteria bacterium genome:
- the tsaE gene encoding tRNA (adenosine(37)-N6)-threonylcarbamoyltransferase complex ATPase subunit type 1 TsaE, with amino-acid sequence MSVRSLFLADEADTERCGRLLALATSDLEVGAQHTGCQPTATGGGRIYLTGDLGAGKTTLARGILRGYGHEGAVKSPTYTLVEPYEFSRYNIYHFDLYRLSDPEEVEFLGVSDYLDGSNLCLIEWPDRGGSLLPPADLMIELAIEGRGRRLTWRTGTPRGCEIADKLSRLIELSKSE; translated from the coding sequence ATGTCAGTACGCAGCCTTTTCCTTGCCGATGAAGCGGATACCGAGCGTTGTGGCCGCCTGCTCGCGCTGGCTACCAGCGATCTTGAAGTCGGAGCGCAGCATACCGGGTGTCAACCCACCGCCACCGGTGGCGGTCGGATCTACCTGACCGGTGACCTGGGTGCCGGCAAAACCACCCTGGCACGGGGGATTTTGCGGGGGTATGGGCACGAGGGTGCGGTAAAAAGTCCTACATATACCCTGGTTGAACCTTACGAGTTTTCTAGGTATAACATTTATCACTTTGATCTGTATCGCCTTTCCGATCCCGAAGAGGTGGAATTTTTGGGCGTTTCGGATTATCTTGATGGGTCGAACCTGTGCCTGATCGAGTGGCCGGACAGGGGTGGCTCCTTACTGCCGCCGGCTGATTTGATGATCGAGCTGGCCATTGAAGGCAGAGGTCGGCGTTTGACCTGGAGAACCGGCACCCCGCGGGGCTGTGAAATCGCTGATAAGCTGAGCCGGCTGATCGAGCTCTCCAAGTCAGAATGA
- a CDS encoding N-acetylmuramoyl-L-alanine amidase, translated as MKQFYSQVRKPVGLALAFLAGVLGCASVMAATVEEVRLWRAPDHTRLALDLSDEVSYHIFNLDNPERLVVDISDSSMVADLSDLDLTDSPITGIRTGVRNGKDLRLVLDMEQRVQHESFSLRANGEFRDRLIIDLYDSQTRDKQSQVSGAKTVKTLPVAQPSQKRDILVAVVAGHGGEDPGAPSYNRRFWEKDVTLSIARAVEERLQQTPGYRPVMIRDGDYSVPLKSRPVIAREQRVDVYISIHADSYRGRDVQGVTIYALSGETADQENIRRVEEKENMADLLGGVAGDTRIADVEDDLALTLLDLSMAWSMEQSVTLGSHILDTLDGVAPLRKNKVQGGNLWELRSPDIPSILIETGYLSNPTEADRLKSANYQRRLADAIVQGVKSYFYESPPPGSLVAWQKENGVAPESYTVRRGDSLSEIAARFGVSLAGLKADNGLRGDVIHVGQTLKIPTSADAYRSAEHRITRGETLSEIAQRYRVSLSRLRQANNLTSDTIRIGQVLRIPTS; from the coding sequence ATGAAACAGTTTTACAGCCAGGTGAGAAAACCAGTCGGCCTGGCCCTTGCGTTCCTCGCGGGGGTGCTGGGCTGTGCTTCTGTGATGGCCGCCACGGTGGAGGAAGTCCGTCTGTGGCGCGCGCCGGATCATACCCGTCTGGCCCTGGATCTGAGTGATGAGGTCAGTTATCACATTTTCAATCTGGACAATCCGGAGCGCCTGGTCGTCGATATTTCCGACAGTAGTATGGTGGCTGATCTGTCGGATCTGGACCTGACCGATAGTCCGATTACCGGTATCCGAACCGGGGTTCGAAACGGCAAGGACCTGCGCCTGGTGCTGGATATGGAACAAAGAGTCCAGCACGAGAGCTTTTCCCTGAGGGCCAACGGTGAATTTCGTGACCGACTGATAATTGATCTTTACGATTCCCAAACGCGTGATAAGCAATCGCAGGTCAGCGGCGCAAAAACTGTCAAGACCCTGCCGGTTGCGCAACCCTCGCAGAAGCGCGACATCCTCGTGGCGGTGGTGGCCGGTCACGGTGGAGAAGACCCTGGTGCGCCAAGCTACAACCGCCGGTTCTGGGAGAAAGACGTAACCCTGTCGATCGCCCGGGCCGTTGAAGAACGGCTGCAGCAGACACCTGGCTACCGCCCGGTAATGATCAGGGACGGCGACTACTCGGTGCCGCTGAAATCACGCCCGGTTATTGCCCGCGAGCAGCGAGTTGATGTGTATATCTCCATTCATGCCGATTCCTATCGCGGCCGGGATGTGCAGGGCGTGACGATTTACGCCCTGTCGGGAGAAACAGCCGATCAGGAAAATATCCGCCGTGTGGAGGAAAAGGAAAACATGGCGGACCTGCTTGGGGGTGTCGCTGGCGATACCCGCATAGCCGACGTGGAGGACGATCTTGCGCTTACCCTGCTGGATCTCTCCATGGCCTGGAGCATGGAACAAAGCGTAACTCTGGGGAGTCACATACTGGATACCCTGGATGGTGTGGCGCCGTTGCGCAAGAACAAGGTGCAGGGCGGAAACCTGTGGGAACTGCGCTCACCGGATATTCCCTCGATACTGATCGAAACCGGTTATCTGTCAAACCCCACGGAAGCAGACCGATTGAAATCCGCCAACTACCAGCGCAGACTCGCGGACGCTATTGTGCAGGGGGTTAAAAGCTACTTCTATGAAAGTCCACCGCCGGGATCCCTGGTGGCCTGGCAGAAGGAAAATGGTGTCGCGCCGGAGTCCTACACCGTAAGGCGTGGCGACAGCCTGTCTGAAATCGCCGCCCGCTTCGGCGTCAGCCTCGCCGGCCTGAAGGCCGACAATGGACTGCGTGGTGATGTCATCCACGTGGGACAGACTCTTAAAATTCCCACTTCGGCTGACGCGTACCGAAGCGCTGAGCACCGTATAACCCGCGGCGAGACTCTATCGGAGATCGCCCAGCGCTACCGCGTCAGTCTTTCCAGACTGCGGCAGGCCAACAACCTGACCAGCGACACTATCCGGATCGGGCAGGTCCTCAGGATTCCCACCTCCTGA